The genomic interval CAGATTCCAAATTCACATCATTTGCATAAATTCATGGATCCTCGGATATATCTTGACGACAGTGGAAATTTAAAAATCAGGGCAAGAACAAAGAAAGATGCAGTAAAATTTATTCTGGCACTCCTTAAATTCAGTGATTCCAAAAGGCTAATGACTTCTTATGCTCCTAATACTGAAAATATGAAGGAAATTTCAGTTGGTTTCAATTTCGACTCCAAAAAAAGTGAACAGGCACTGGTGAAAATTACCTTAAACACAATCTTCCATTATTACCCTGCTGCCAGATCCCAGATGGTAATGCAGCCCTATTTAGATTTTGTCAACACGGGAGACAAAAAATTTTCAGCCGGCCTTGAGCGCAAAAACAGCATCCTTGATTCTGGAGTCAACACTCATAATATATTTCTTTATCAGACAAAAACATTCTTAAGTGCACGGATCAGCCTTTTTAACGGACAGATATCATATCAGTTTCTCGTTCCAGGTCTGAATGTAATGGAACAGAATAGATTTACTCAGGTCATTGTGGATTATAAACTAAATAAAAATCTTATTAGAAATCATATAATAAATTAATAACCATTATCTTTATGGATTATATTACCAAAAATACATTTGCACAAGAGATACACCCGTGGCAGCCATTTGTTCCAAAAAAGGCTGATAAAATAATATTAGGCACCTTTCCCACGCATGAGCGAAACAGAGGAAGTTATAAATTTTACTATCCTAATCCTAATAATGAATTTTGGAAGATTTTATTTGATATTGCAGGTTTAGGCTCAGAAGATTCGCAAGAAAAGGATCCTGTAAAATTAAGAAAACAAGTTTTGGCAAAATTGGGGCTTGGTATTGCAGATATCTGCACCGTAATATATAGGCAGAAGACCAGTTCAAATGACAATGCGCTCTTTCCTATTGAATTTACAGACATTTTCCGTCTGCTCGACAACCATCCCAATATCAAAACGCTTATTGTGACAAGCAGCTCCAAAAGCAGCAGCACTTTAGCATGGCTGCATCAGTATTGCAGTCTGAACGGATATACCTTTAAAATTCCAAAAGGCAGACTTCCTAAATCAACGATTTTAAAATTCACCAATAGGACCATAAGGATAGAAATAATACCTTCATCCTCAGGGCAATCTCCCATAAGAGGCAATGAGCGGCTTGACATGTATAAAGCAGCGTTATTGAACAGCATTTAAAGGGTCTTTAAAAATACTTAAGAAATGGAAAGTGAACAATTTGAAATTAATAATAAACAGATTTTTATCTGTGAGGAGCACCACCATGTACTCAAATTTTGGAATCAATTTCGAGATGAGCAGCCATATCTTCTAACATTTGATCATCACACCGATCTTCACAGAGCCTTCCAAGGATTCTTGGACACAATATCATATTCAGGAAAGCGATGGAAATCACAAGAAGAGTGGGATCAAGAACAATCCAGACTGCTTTCAGAAATGTTTGGCGGACATTGGAATATAATTAATGATTTGAAGCATGATGAACATATAGATGCGGCAATCAGAGCCGGTATTATAAAAAAGGCGCTTGTGTACAGCCATGATTCATATCATAACAAACCTGACCGGGTGTATTGCATAAATGGAAATGAAAATTATAACGGACAGCCCGTCATCAATAATTCTCAATCTTACCACCTCCCATCAACGATAATTAACAGTCCCGATTTAGAAAGAAGGTTTAGCCTCTTCGATCTCTGCATCCCGCGTGAAGAATGGATAAAGAATTACATATTGGATATCGACTTAGACTTTTTCCAGACAAAGGAATCAATAACTCCCAAAGACACGGCTTTTTTCAAGATGCTTCTCGAAAAAGCCAGAGGGATATCTATTGCAAAAGAAAGTAAATGGATTGCGGTTTGGGTTCGTGAACACGACGCTGATTTATCTGTAGAGTTTCTTCTTGAAACTTTATTAGATCTAATAAAAAAATAATATTCTTAAGACGTTGCAATATTAAATCACTTATTGAATTTAAATGGAAAAACAGATTCTCGACAAAAATCAATGGCATAGTATAAGAACAAACCTTAACAATAATTATGATTATAGTGATGACTGGAAAAATATCATAGACCTATTCAGAACTAGGATTGAAAACTATTACCTGTCACCCATAAACAGAGTAAAGGTTCCAGGAATATTAAAAGGTGAGGGCTTCACGATAATGACAATTCAATGTGCCTTAATAGAAATGTTTGCCACTTTTAAATCAGGCCAAATCCATAATTACAGAAAAAACGGTAACAGCCCCTCATTCGAATACAAATTAGCTGACCACTGTTTCATAAAATTTCTTCAGACTGAAAAAATATTTGAAAATCATTTTTACAGATATACCACAGCAGGCGTGAAGATTCTAAATGATCCTTTTAAAGCGAAAGATTTTTACAGCAGTGTGCGATGTGGTCTGATGCATGAAGCAAGAACAAAAGGAAATTGGGTAATAAACGCCAAAAGACTATACAATGGTAATGAACATATTTTTTTAACCGAAGATAACGGTACGATCCGTGTCGACAGAAATATTTTAAGCAGGCTTCTTAACGAATATCTTGATAATTATCTGCTCGAACTTTCTGCTGAAACCCAAATTGGAAACAATTTACGAAGATTATTTGCGAGAAAACTGGATCATCTTTACGACATAGTTCCGGATTCCAATAATTACGATTGGTGGCAGGACTATTAAAAATCGTTTTTTTTATTAAAGTGAAATATCAGCAATCAATACCTATCTATAAATAAATCTCTAAATCAGTCCTTCCTGCACATTCTTCAAAAATAGATTTAATTTGAAGTTCTATTTCTTCTTCCTGAGTTTGGCATTTTTCAATGAAAGCATTCCTTGAAGCGTCAATAACTTCAGCAAGTCTACTATCTAGCGAAGCCTTTCTAATCGAATACCATTGCTCAATAATATCAAAGCTCTTTAAAAGTCGCAAATTCCTGCTTTCTAATGCAAATTTAATAACTGTTGAAGTGGAAGTTTCCAATTCTTCATCATCAGTATAATCAAGTCCTAGTTCAAATATTTTATTTATGAATAAGTCATAATATAAATTTTTATTAACCGATTCCACTGTTATTAAATTCTTTAAAAGTTCGAGGTTTGATGCATTCGATATGCATTCAATGTTATCAATTATATGCTTTTGGATGAAGTTAATCAAATCTGGATTTTCAGTTTTATACAATGTATCTAAAAATGTGTCACTTTCCGCATATCTATCATTCATCAGTTGAAGAATAAGCAGTAATGATATAAACTTTAAATTCGTATCACTACAGTCCTTTACGATGGCTTCAAATATTTTTTCATGATCTACCCATAGTCCGTTCCTAGTACTCTGTAGTTTAAATATATCCTCAAAAAAGACCAGTACAGCTAAAACGAAATTCTTTTTTTCCGGATGCTCCAAATAATATTTTAAAACTGAATCCCATAAAATTGTATTTATGTTGGAATAGTTCAGCATAGAATAGTTGAGATAAGTCGTATAGATAATATTCCCCATTAAATTATCCGGTATCATATCGATAACCTCATTTGCATTCTTTCCGTTACTTATGTAACCTAGGGCAGCCTTTTGAACCTCATCATTTGATTCACTATTCGTGAAAGCCACCAACTTTGCCGTCTGGCAACAGGTTGGGATTTTCTCCAATAACAGTTTGAATTCTTCTTTATTCAACAATTTATTTTTGCTCACTAACTGATTTATGATGATGCTCTGAAAAGATTCATAATCGATTTCTAGTAAACTTTTAATCATTTCTAAACGCTTTGTTCTATTGATCTTTTCAAAAGTTTCATCAAAAAAAGAAAAGAAAACATCATCAAGGCCGAAACGTCGATCGGGGTCTTTAAAGTATAGCTTTAACCAGTCTATGAATGCATCCAATAACTCTGTTTTGCATTTATCTGTTAAAGGTGCCTCATTTAGCGTATTGTGAAAACGCCCATTATTAATCCTTATGTCCGATGGCAGGTACTTAAATAATATAGGCATTAATTCGCCCCACAAATACCACATAGGTTTACGGGCTGCGGGTTTGATTTCATACCACCAGTCAAATGTTGCACTGGTATAACCAGCTGAGAATTGTGTAAAAAAAGCAACAGCACCATAAGTTACGAAACGGTCATCAAAAATAGAACGCATAAAATCAAGAACTTCCTTTCGCCTGCCTTTATCCCTTAAATAAGGATATGAACGAAAAAGCCCTTTTATAAGCTGAAATTTAACAAAGGCATCATTTTCATAATAAATTTCCTTGAGTTCACTGAAAGTATCCACATTTATGCTGGCCGCCAAAAGATATGCCGCATATTCGCGAATAAATGCCTCGTCATAATTTAGAAAGGTTTTAATCGCTTTTATATCGTAAGAAAGCGGTTGGGGATTCGTTCTAGTGGCCCTAATCAGTGATTTCAAAAGCAGGGCAGCAGTTTCAACTGGTAATAAGCGAGGATCTTCCACGAAATCTTCCCATGCTTTTTGAGTATCCTTTTTGCTCAAACACTCATTGCCGAACCAACCAACCTCGATATGCTTATAATCTGGCACGAATGCAATATTGTCCTTCCAGAAATATTTTGTGCTCCCAGATTCGAATCGACTCTCAAATATACTCCTTAATCTGTCTTTACTATCTGCATTCAAATAATCAAAACAAGAGATTAAAAAAAGAGCCGCTTCATCACGGACTGTAACAAATGTAGAATTTGCTGCTAGTTCTCCTATGGTTATAAGCTCCTGATGATCATCGGCTTTGGAGGTGTTTTTAAATAGTAAGTATAAATTTTTGACCCCCTGAAGCGCCATTTTTGCATTAAGACATCCAACTATCATTTTTACTTTTTGCAGAGAAGCGGTAAATCTCATAGGATTGTTTCCTGACCATAATTTACGACCAGCCTCCTGGTAAACAGGATGCGCAAAAACAAATTGTTCCCCATAAGTCGTCAGATAGCCTAAATCTATAAGA from Flavobacterium sp. YJ01 carries:
- a CDS encoding HNH endonuclease, with product MYTCIYCNSNYDKNTEHVFPLGLGGENIMMECVCSSCNSAFSNLERELYQKSPVALMRSCQGIVGNKSRNAVSAFKAPILLCQDDITKVVYEVGQSESMQVYIRPQIMQINDVFYVETDQLDNLNTLMKKFKAWKYSNLRIVIKLPESKQKAPEFVQIEKIDNKYSPTSFSEQLKIKNEIFLNQIPNSHHLHKFMDPRIYLDDSGNLKIRARTKKDAVKFILALLKFSDSKRLMTSYAPNTENMKEISVGFNFDSKKSEQALVKITLNTIFHYYPAARSQMVMQPYLDFVNTGDKKFSAGLERKNSILDSGVNTHNIFLYQTKTFLSARISLFNGQISYQFLVPGLNVMEQNRFTQVIVDYKLNKNLIRNHIIN
- a CDS encoding UPF0489 family protein, producing MESEQFEINNKQIFICEEHHHVLKFWNQFRDEQPYLLTFDHHTDLHRAFQGFLDTISYSGKRWKSQEEWDQEQSRLLSEMFGGHWNIINDLKHDEHIDAAIRAGIIKKALVYSHDSYHNKPDRVYCINGNENYNGQPVINNSQSYHLPSTIINSPDLERRFSLFDLCIPREEWIKNYILDIDLDFFQTKESITPKDTAFFKMLLEKARGISIAKESKWIAVWVREHDADLSVEFLLETLLDLIKK